A window of the Budorcas taxicolor isolate Tak-1 chromosome 10, Takin1.1, whole genome shotgun sequence genome harbors these coding sequences:
- the INSYN1 gene encoding inhibitory synaptic factor 1 isoform X2, with amino-acid sequence MKMVIGQLEDILRELKEVAKELREVVSQIDKLTSDFDFELEPDDWTTATVSSTSSSDKAGVGGPFDLGHLDFMTADILSDSWEFCSFLDISTPSDSVDGPESTRPGAGPDYRLMNGGLPIPNGPRVETPDSSSEEAFSAGPVKGQPPQRTPGTRERVRFSDKVLYHALCCDDEEGDGEEEAAEEEGGLSPEPPHTEAPAGPLKPSSAPYKPRRSPLTGRRSGPTSVPEQTRRVTRNSSTQTVSDKSTQTVLPYTATRQKAKGKN; translated from the coding sequence GTGGTGAGCCAGATCGATAAACTAACCTCGGACTTCGACTTTGAACTGGAGCCAGATGACTGGACCACAGCCACTGTGAGCAGCACCTCCAGCAGCGACAAGGCAGGCGTGGGCGGCCCCTTTGACCTGGGCCACCTGGACTTCATGACGGCCGACATCCTCTCGGACAGCTGGGAgttctgctccttcctggacatcTCCACCCCCTCAGACTCCGTGGACGGCCCCGAGTCGACCCGGCCGGGGGCCGGCCCGGACTACCGGCTCATGAACGGTGGCCTGCCCATCCCCAACGGGCCCCGGGTGGAGACCCCGGACTCCTCCAGTGAGGAGGCCTTCAGCGCCGGCCCTGTGAAGGGCCAGCCGCCCCAGCGGACCCCGGGGACGCGGGAAAGGGTGCGGTTCAGCGACAAAGTGCTCTACCACGCTCTGTGCTGTGATGACGAGGAGGGCGACGGCGAGGAGGAGGCCGCAGAGGAGGAGGGGGGCCTGTCCCCGGAGCCTCCCCACACAGAGGCCCCTGCTGGCCCCCTCAAGCCCTCCTCAGCTCCCTACAAGCCCAGGCGCTCTCCACTGACTGGACGCCGCTCAGGCCCCACCTCGGTCCCTGAGCAGACCCGCAGGGTCACGAGGAATAGCAGTACCCAAACGGTGTCGGACAAGAGCACGCAGACGGTGCTGCCCTACACGGCCACCAGACAGAAAGCCAAGGGGAAAAACTAG